The Rhizobium rhizogenes sequence ACGCTTGACGATGTCGCCATGGAGGCTTCCGCCCGCGAGGTGATGGGGCGTCTCAACCCGAATTTCCGGCGGTTCAAGGAACCGGTGAAGGCACTGTCCGGCGGCCAGCGGCAATCCGTCGCCATTGCCCGCGCCATTCTTTTCGATGCCCGCATCCTCATCATGGACGAGCCGACCGCCGCACTCGGGCCGCAGGAAACGGCGCAGGTGGGCGATCTGGTCAAGGAGCTGAAACGGCAGGGCATCGGCATCTTCCTCATCAGCCACGATATTCACGACGTTTTCGATCTGGCCGACAGGGTCTTCGTGATGAAGAACGGCAAGGTGGTGGGCCATGCCCGCACGCAGGATGTCACCAAGGACGAGGTGCTTGGCATGATCATTCTGGGCAAGGTGCCGGCGGGTGCTGTGCCGGGCCCCGGTGCGGTCGTATCCTGAATTCAGTGAAATAAAGATATAAAGATTTCTTTATGTCTATTGACATTGTGACGCCCGTGGTGAGAAATGCGGGTGTCATGGTTCTCCGGGCTTGTTTGTTCGATTCCGGAGCTAAGAGGGAATCCGGTGCGCCGACGATTGGCAAGACCGGAGCTGCCCCCGCAACTGTAAGCGGCGAGCCTTTGTCCAACACGTCACTGGGATAAACCCCGGGAAGACGGGCAAAGGCGACGACCCGTAAGCCAGGAGACCTGCCAGGACAAAATAACGTCCACGGGCGGGGTGTCCCGGTGGTTGCTGCAATGGTCC is a genomic window containing:
- a CDS encoding ATP-binding cassette domain-containing protein gives rise to the protein MTDQVTPLVEMRNISISFGGIHAVENASVDLFPGEVVALLGHNGAGKSTLIKILSGAYRRDGGDILINGEDADIRNPRDAKKYGIETIYQTLAVADNVDAAANLYLGRELKTKWGTLDDVAMEASAREVMGRLNPNFRRFKEPVKALSGGQRQSVAIARAILFDARILIMDEPTAALGPQETAQVGDLVKELKRQGIGIFLISHDIHDVFDLADRVFVMKNGKVVGHARTQDVTKDEVLGMIILGKVPAGAVPGPGAVVS